In a single window of the Pseudomonas oryzihabitans genome:
- a CDS encoding ABC transporter substrate-binding protein, translated as MRLTPALLVALAGLPLAAVAEPTLYLGMNGGTMERLYADSVLPAFEKAHNVKVVIVPGTSADILAKVQASPQKPPIHVMFLDDGIMYRAIGMNLCSPLKPSASLAQIPDKAKIKDQAAAVSLGVTGLAYNSRLFKEKGWAAPTSWADLADPKYKGKVVFQSLSSSTFGLHGFLMFNRLKGGTEQDVDPGFKAWPTTVGPNVLEYIPSSAKLSEMVQTDEAALFPLTPTQVTALKLKGIPVEYAPPKEGAVVLNVAECVTANNDQPELAQQLAEYLLTPEAQAPALELGDQIPSNPNTPTTDKTRGQVDAMQNYLKTAVTIDWDEVNKVRPQWNARWNRQVER; from the coding sequence ATGCGCCTGACCCCTGCCCTGCTCGTGGCCCTCGCCGGCCTGCCCCTGGCCGCCGTGGCCGAACCGACGCTCTACCTCGGCATGAACGGCGGCACCATGGAGCGCCTCTATGCCGACAGCGTGCTGCCCGCCTTCGAGAAGGCGCACAACGTCAAGGTGGTGATCGTGCCCGGTACCTCGGCGGACATCCTCGCCAAGGTCCAGGCCAGTCCACAGAAGCCGCCGATCCATGTGATGTTTCTCGACGACGGCATCATGTACCGCGCCATCGGCATGAATCTGTGCAGTCCGCTCAAGCCCAGCGCGAGCCTGGCGCAGATCCCCGACAAGGCCAAGATCAAGGACCAGGCGGCCGCCGTCAGCCTGGGCGTGACAGGGCTTGCCTACAACAGCCGGCTGTTCAAGGAAAAAGGCTGGGCGGCGCCGACCTCCTGGGCGGACCTCGCCGATCCCAAGTACAAGGGCAAGGTGGTGTTCCAGTCGCTGTCCTCGTCCACCTTCGGGCTGCATGGCTTCCTGATGTTCAACCGCCTCAAGGGCGGCACCGAGCAGGACGTCGACCCCGGCTTCAAGGCCTGGCCCACCACCGTAGGCCCCAATGTGCTGGAGTACATCCCCAGCTCGGCCAAGCTCTCGGAGATGGTGCAGACCGACGAGGCGGCGCTGTTCCCGCTGACGCCCACCCAGGTCACCGCGCTCAAGCTCAAGGGTATCCCGGTGGAATACGCGCCGCCCAAGGAAGGCGCCGTGGTACTCAACGTGGCCGAATGCGTGACCGCCAACAACGACCAGCCGGAGCTGGCCCAGCAGCTGGCTGAGTACCTGCTGACCCCCGAGGCCCAGGCGCCGGCGCTGGAACTGGGTGACCAGATCCCGTCCAACCCCAATACCCCCACCACCGACAAGACCCGCGGCCAGGTGGATGCCATGCAGAACTACCTGAAGACCGCCGTGACCATCGACTGGGACGAGGTCAACAAGGTACGGCCGCAGTGGAACGCCCGTTGGAACCGGCAGGTGGAGCGCTAG
- a CDS encoding cupin domain-containing protein, which yields MANPPITVLRDTQPMPVVDACKWERIEGDPHTVNLNAYTSDDGSKIMGTWICTPGKWRVDYVKWEYCHFQEGYCIITPDGQEPIHLKAGDIFVVEPGLKGTWEVVETVRKYFVFA from the coding sequence ATGGCCAACCCGCCCATCACCGTTCTGCGCGATACCCAACCCATGCCCGTGGTCGATGCCTGCAAATGGGAGCGCATCGAAGGCGATCCCCATACCGTCAACCTCAATGCCTATACCTCCGATGACGGCAGCAAGATCATGGGCACCTGGATCTGCACCCCCGGCAAGTGGCGCGTCGACTACGTGAAGTGGGAGTACTGCCACTTCCAGGAGGGCTACTGCATCATCACCCCCGATGGCCAGGAACCCATCCACCTGAAAGCCGGCGACATCTTCGTCGTCGAGCCCGGCTTGAAGGGCACCTGGGAAGTGGTCGAGACGGTACGCAAGTACTTCGTCTTCGCCTGA
- a CDS encoding histone deacetylase family protein yields the protein MKTFFHPDQRLHHPRSYLSRGQMRTPQEVPARLDALLAAVERLGYPLEQPVDHGREPLHAVHGEAYVTYLENAYHDWHQVPEDWGDEVMSNIYIREGNPLRGILGQTARYLADGSCPIGAQTWAAVYGSAQSAVAAARCVRDGEPAAYALCRPPGHHARAEAAGGFCYLNGAAIAAQELRTRFARVAILDTDMHHGQGIQEIFYERDDVFYLSIHGDPTNFYPVVAGFADEHGSGQGEGCNLNLPMPHGASEADFFARLDEAEAALRLWAPDVLVLSLGFDIYEKDPQSKVAVSQAGFGRLGERIKALGLPTVIVQEGGYDLETLSDNAERFFRGFDGR from the coding sequence GTGAAGACCTTCTTCCATCCCGACCAGCGTCTGCATCACCCACGCAGCTACCTGTCCCGCGGCCAGATGCGCACGCCCCAGGAGGTGCCGGCTCGCCTCGATGCCCTGCTCGCGGCGGTGGAGCGCCTGGGCTATCCCCTCGAACAGCCGGTGGATCATGGCCGCGAGCCGCTGCATGCGGTGCACGGCGAAGCCTATGTGACCTACCTGGAAAACGCCTACCACGACTGGCATCAGGTGCCCGAGGACTGGGGTGACGAGGTGATGTCGAACATCTACATTCGCGAAGGCAATCCGTTGCGCGGCATCCTCGGCCAGACCGCCCGCTACCTGGCCGATGGCAGTTGTCCGATCGGCGCCCAGACCTGGGCTGCCGTCTATGGCTCCGCCCAGAGCGCGGTGGCGGCGGCGCGCTGCGTGCGTGACGGCGAGCCGGCCGCCTATGCGCTGTGTCGCCCGCCAGGCCACCATGCCCGGGCCGAGGCGGCCGGTGGTTTCTGCTACCTGAACGGAGCGGCCATCGCCGCCCAGGAGCTACGGACGCGCTTTGCCCGGGTCGCCATCCTGGATACCGACATGCACCACGGTCAGGGCATCCAGGAAATCTTCTACGAGCGCGACGACGTCTTCTACCTGTCGATCCACGGCGATCCGACCAACTTCTATCCGGTGGTGGCCGGCTTCGCCGACGAGCATGGCAGTGGGCAGGGCGAAGGCTGCAACCTCAACCTGCCGATGCCCCATGGCGCCTCCGAGGCCGACTTCTTCGCCCGGCTGGATGAGGCCGAGGCGGCGCTGCGTCTGTGGGCGCCGGACGTGCTGGTGCTGTCCCTGGGTTTCGACATCTACGAGAAGGACCCGCAATCCAAGGTGGCGGTGAGTCAGGCAGGCTTCGGCCGGCTGGGGGAAAGGATCAAGGCCCTGGGGCTGCCCACGGTGATCGTGCAGGAGGGTGGTTACGACCTGGAAACCCTGAGCGACAACGCCGAGCGCTTCTTCCGTGGCTTCGACGGTCGCTGA
- a CDS encoding Zn-dependent hydrolase has product MYRIDGERLWQSLAAMAEVGPGEAGGSSRLALSEEDRQGRALFGQWCEAAGLSLAVDRIGNLFARRPGRDAQAAPVVMGSHLDTQPKGGRFDGVYGVLAGLEVMRSLNDADIQTDRPLELAVWTNEEGARFTPAMLGSAVFTGQLPLADALATCDRDGISVAASLERTGYAGDLPLGRPFDAYFEAHIEQGPVLEDAGVPIGVVTGGQAICWLDIRVQGTAAHAGTTPMARRRDALFGVGRMLAALEALAPRFAEGLVTCGQLEVARSSRNTIAGDVHFTLDLRHPQDQPLAAMEAAARECLATVADERGLSLNVQRHWLSPATPFAADCVAAVRNAVQALGYPYRDIISGAGHDAIHLARHCPTAMIFIPCAGGLSHNEAESATFEDVRRGADVLFNAVLARAGHQER; this is encoded by the coding sequence ATGTATCGAATCGACGGTGAACGCCTCTGGCAAAGCCTGGCCGCCATGGCCGAGGTAGGCCCCGGTGAGGCCGGTGGCAGCAGCCGCTTGGCGCTGAGCGAGGAGGATCGCCAGGGACGGGCCCTGTTCGGCCAATGGTGCGAGGCTGCCGGCCTGAGCCTGGCGGTGGATCGCATCGGCAACCTGTTCGCCCGCCGGCCGGGTCGCGATGCCCAGGCCGCACCGGTGGTCATGGGCAGCCATCTGGACACCCAGCCCAAGGGCGGCCGCTTCGATGGCGTCTATGGCGTGCTCGCCGGGCTGGAGGTGATGCGCAGCTTGAACGATGCGGACATCCAGACCGACCGGCCGCTGGAACTCGCCGTCTGGACCAACGAGGAGGGCGCTCGCTTCACCCCCGCCATGCTGGGATCCGCGGTCTTCACCGGGCAACTGCCCCTGGCCGATGCCCTGGCGACCTGCGACCGCGACGGCATCTCCGTGGCCGCCAGCCTGGAGCGTACCGGTTATGCCGGTGACCTGCCCCTGGGTCGGCCCTTCGACGCCTACTTCGAGGCGCACATCGAGCAGGGCCCGGTGCTGGAAGACGCGGGTGTCCCTATCGGTGTGGTGACCGGCGGCCAGGCGATCTGCTGGCTCGACATCCGTGTTCAGGGGACCGCCGCTCACGCCGGCACCACGCCGATGGCCAGGCGCCGGGATGCCCTGTTCGGTGTCGGCCGGATGCTGGCGGCCCTGGAGGCGCTGGCGCCTCGTTTCGCCGAGGGGCTGGTTACCTGCGGGCAGCTGGAGGTCGCGCGCTCCTCGCGCAACACCATCGCCGGCGACGTGCATTTCACCCTGGACCTGCGGCATCCCCAGGACCAGCCGCTGGCCGCCATGGAAGCGGCCGCGCGCGAATGCCTGGCCACCGTGGCCGACGAGCGCGGCTTGTCGCTGAATGTCCAGCGGCATTGGCTGAGTCCTGCTACCCCCTTCGCCGCCGATTGCGTCGCCGCTGTGCGCAATGCAGTCCAGGCGTTGGGCTATCCCTACCGCGACATCATCAGCGGCGCCGGTCACGACGCCATCCACCTGGCCAGGCACTGCCCCACCGCTATGATTTTCATCCCCTGCGCCGGCGGTCTGAGTCACAACGAGGCCGAATCGGCCACCTTCGAGGACGTCCGCCGTGGCGCCGACGTCCTGTTCAATGCGGTGCTGGCTCGCGCCGGCCACCAGGAGAGATGA
- a CDS encoding MFS transporter → MPSTSPRRQPRRAAAAAFVGTTIEWYDYYIFATAAALVFGQLFFPSDDRLLSTLAAFGTFAVGFFARPLGGLVFGHIGDRIGRKKSLIVTLLMMGVVTILIGVLPTYSQAGVWAPILLILLRVVQGIAVGGEWGGAVLMAGEHAPKGRRTFFASFAQWGSPAGLILSILAFRSVTSLPEEDLLSWGWRLPFLASALLLVVGLAIRLGVDESPEFAEMKGRQETVKAPAAEVLRTAWRPLLLCIGANTLGIAGVYFTNTFMLSYTTQVLELSRSLILDCLLFVALIQFLVQPLAALLAERLGSARFLLLISALAMASPYPMFVLVKTGSAPLIVLGIALAAACMASFYAVIAGFVSGVFATRVRYTAISLAYQICGAIAGGLTPMVGTLLAHRFTGEWWPLAVFYSLLAGLSFLCVAALARRREATAHVTPA, encoded by the coding sequence ATGCCGTCCACTTCGCCTCGTCGCCAACCCCGGCGCGCCGCCGCGGCAGCCTTCGTCGGTACCACCATCGAGTGGTACGACTACTACATCTTCGCCACCGCTGCCGCGCTGGTCTTCGGCCAGCTGTTCTTTCCTTCCGATGATCGCCTGCTGAGCACCCTGGCCGCCTTCGGTACCTTTGCCGTCGGTTTCTTCGCCCGGCCTCTGGGTGGCCTGGTGTTCGGCCACATCGGCGACCGCATCGGCCGCAAGAAATCCCTCATCGTCACCCTGCTGATGATGGGTGTGGTGACGATACTCATCGGGGTGCTGCCGACCTACAGCCAGGCCGGGGTCTGGGCGCCGATCCTGCTGATCCTGCTGCGGGTGGTGCAGGGCATCGCCGTGGGCGGCGAATGGGGTGGTGCCGTCCTGATGGCGGGCGAACACGCACCCAAGGGGCGGCGCACCTTCTTCGCGTCCTTCGCCCAGTGGGGCAGCCCGGCTGGGTTGATCCTGTCGATCCTGGCCTTTCGCAGTGTCACTAGCCTGCCGGAAGAGGACCTGCTCAGTTGGGGCTGGCGCCTGCCGTTCCTGGCCAGCGCGCTGCTCCTGGTGGTCGGCCTGGCCATTCGCCTGGGCGTGGACGAGTCCCCCGAGTTCGCGGAGATGAAGGGGCGCCAGGAGACGGTCAAGGCACCGGCGGCAGAGGTGTTGCGCACCGCCTGGCGGCCGCTGCTGCTGTGCATCGGCGCCAATACCCTGGGCATCGCCGGGGTCTATTTCACCAACACCTTCATGCTCAGCTACACCACCCAGGTGCTGGAGCTGTCGCGCTCGCTGATCCTCGACTGCCTGCTGTTCGTCGCGCTCATCCAGTTCCTGGTCCAGCCGCTGGCCGCGCTGCTCGCCGAGCGCCTGGGCAGCGCGCGTTTCCTGCTGCTGATCTCCGCCCTGGCCATGGCCTCGCCCTATCCGATGTTCGTGCTGGTCAAGACCGGCTCGGCGCCGCTGATCGTGCTGGGGATCGCCCTGGCGGCGGCCTGCATGGCGTCTTTCTATGCGGTGATCGCCGGCTTCGTCAGCGGCGTCTTCGCCACCCGGGTGCGCTATACGGCGATTTCCCTGGCCTACCAGATCTGTGGCGCCATCGCCGGTGGCCTGACCCCCATGGTCGGCACCCTGCTGGCGCACCGCTTCACGGGCGAGTGGTGGCCGCTGGCGGTCTTCTACTCCCTGCTGGCGGGCCTCTCGTTCCTGTGTGTGGCGGCCCTGGCCCGCCGCCGGGAGGCCACCGCCCATGTCACTCCCGCCTGA